TGGGGAGCTGGGTAAGGGGATGCCCCGGGCTGGGTAAGAGCATGTCCAGGCTTCTTCCCCCCGGCAGCGGGCTCAGGGCAGACCCAGCCAGGACGAGAAGCAGCGGAGCTGGAACATCGGGGGCGGCAGGGCGGCTGCCAGAGTGGCCGGGCGGGGGGGACCCGTCCCGTCGGGTCGGTCTGTCGGTCCGTCGGGgcgggcaggggcaggggcagtgccGGCGGGACCCGCCAcccccccgccccgtccccCGCCCGCCTCCCCCCGGGCCCGCTCCGAGGGCGGAGCTGCCGCAACTTTCCTGCCCGCCGCCTCCTCCCCGGTGCAGTCGGGCTGCGCGGGGAGGCGGCACCGGCACCCGGCACCGCGGGTACGGTCGGGCTGGAGGGGTAGGGGGGCAGAGACCGGGGGGGTccgggcggcggccggggggTGCCAGTGCAGAAGTGACGGGGGAAGGAGGTTGTGAGGGCACGCAGAGGGGAGTGCAGCGGGGCTCTCGGCGTCTGGGGGTGTCCGGGGTGCCGGGGGATGGCAGTGCGCAGGGGGTGCTTAGGGGTCCGGGGTGCACGGGGGGGGAACGGGAGTGCATGCCCAGAAGTCTCGTGGGTGCGATGGTGGGCGAAGGGTGGGCGGTGGGGAGCACACAGCCGGGGCGGAGCGGGGTTTGCCTCCAGGAATGAGCGGGGCAGGTGTCGCTTCCCTCTGCCGGCACCCGGGTGTCCGATGTGGGGCGTGGGAGGCACAGCGAGGACACACGGCGGGGACGTGGAGGGACGTGGGGGTCCTCCTCGGGGCTCGCAGGGTCGCACCTCCCAGCTCCGCAAAACGTCTTCCCAGGcgatgtcccctgtcccctgcgTCAGGGACGTGACCTCCCCTGGCCATGCCACCCATGCTGGGACACGAGGTCTGGCCCTCGGCTTGGCAGCCAGCAGGATGGATCCTTTACGGATTGTGCAAGGGACAGGCAAAGGCCCCGTTTCGTTCCGCTGCCCTCCCCGCTCTGCCCACCCCACAGGGACACTGCGAGCCATTTGACCTTCTCTGGCCGGGCCAGCGCCGCTGGCTCGGGGCACCAGCCCGGCGGGGCTGTCCTGGGACCTTGCAGCCCGGGATGGGTCGCGGCGAGTTCCAGCAGCTTTGGGCACAGTGGGGCTGGAACGCACTTTCCAGGCAGGGTGGATGGAGTCCCCGTGGTACCCGGCCGTGGGATGGGCTGGTTCTGCAGGGCTCTCTGGGGGAGGTCTGCCCGGCTCCAGCCGCCTTTTCCAAAAATGAAAGCTTGATTTTAGCCAGCTGGGGAAGGTGCTGCCTCCACCTGTGTGATGGCAACAGCTTCGTCTTGCCCAGTGTGGACGcatgtggggctggggctgctgactGCACCCCCCAGGAactggggatgggcaggggcAGACAGCTCCCATTCGAACTTAATCCCCACCACCCCCTTCTCCCCCTGTGTGGGAATTGGGTGCCCCAGGACTTGCTGCTAGGAGTCTGTGGGGCCatttcagcaggatttgggTGCTGAGTGCCAGGCACGGCTGCGAGCCGGGAGGAGCGTGGGGAGGCAAACAGCTCCAAATCCAGCAAAGCCCCTGCGAacagagcacagggaaaacTTGCAAGCGCAACGAATTTTCTCACTGTGCCACATTTTGTCACTGGCAAAGGCACCCGTGTGGAGAGGCCTGGCACAGAGTGTCTGCCAGGCAGGCGAGGTTGATCCCACCACAGCACCCACGACTTCAACTGGATCTTtttggggctgcagggccagcacagaTAAGAACTTCATGGAGGTTTTGTATCTGGGGCATAGGAGGGCTGGAAGCTGGGAATGAGGCAGAAAATTGTCATCTTTCTATCCATATGTTTGACTCATATCCGTTTCTAGCTAGCTCAGCTGCCTATCTGTGCTACCCTCCGTGTTTTCCTAGCTGCAGATTATTTGGGATAactgggagctggaggggaaTGTGTGCACAGACTTAAATGTGTGTGAGTTGGTACGCGTTGCAAAAAAATCCTGCACAGCTGTAGCTGGGGCAAGGGGCCAGCTTGCTGCTCTGCCAAAAAACCTGCTTACATTTTCTCAGTGTCCAAAGTCCTCAATGTTTGGGTGAAAACACTGGATCTCCTCTCCCCAGTGTTGCCTGGCTGTAGATGTGCGCTGGGGTTCGTGTCAGGTGGCGCAGAGCGTGTCCCTCTGGAAATGGGGTTTGTCTTGGTTTCGCTCTTGGTTTTGCCAGTGGGATTTTGCCAGCAGGAGGCACCATTTGGGTTGACCACAGAAGCCCAAGAAATGtttggaaatggggaaaagtgCCTGCTGGTTATGGATGGTGGGTGCTGTGTCAGGGGTGGTCTGGTAGGGCGCCCTGAGCATGGCcaagctgggctgcagcaccaggatgGCTGAGCATCCAGACTTGGAGCAGGCCAGGGACAGAGCCCAAATGGAAGACTTTGGAGTCACCTGCCAGCTCTGACTCTGAGATTTCACATGACCTGTGGCACCCTGCAGGTCATTAAGACTTGGGTCTGCAATCATTAAGACTTGGGTACCTCTTGTCTTCTGCATACAAGGACTTCTCACCAGGCACAGCTTCCAAGTcactctttttccttcctgtgacATCCCAGCCATGTCAAGACCATCACTGAATTTCACTGAATTCATCAGTTCAGCAAAACTGCCATTTAAAGCCAAATCTTCATCCCATTTCAGCTCTCGGAGTCTATCTTAGGGCAGGATGGGTCACAAGCCATGTCTGATACATCCTTCACCTTCATTTGGGGTCAGATGGTGATTCCAGCCTTTCCTGGCTGGGCTTCAGACATCCTGCTTTAGCACCCTTTGGGGGGATCCATCCTTTGCATGGAAAGCTGAGatggaaggaatttttttcccccatctgtCTAGGAAGTGAGAGTAACAAAAATGCCTTTCATCACCTTCGTCATCCTCGCTCTGGAGGAAAGAGCCCTGCACATGCTGTGGGAAGGATGGCTGACAGCTTGGCAAGAAGCTGTTAAGCCCTGCACTTGGGGGATGTTCAGGAAGTCACCCCTGGAGCAATGGAAAACCTACAGAGCAAGTgcctatataaatatatagatagAGATCTACAGGCTTCTGTGGCCAGAGCTGGAGTTAAAGTGGAAtagcacctggggctgctcctgtgtGCCAGGACTCCGGCAGTTCCATGGGGCACAGGATGCACAGGGAGCACCTCCTTCTGCAGCATCAGCACAGGGCAGTGGAGAGGGCTGTGGGACTCCTTGTCTTGGAAAAAGATGGGATATTTGGAGAGGGGAGATGTTTCCTTCCTGAGGGACAGTGTcatgggaaggagggagggaaggagggaaggagggaaggagggaaggaaggaagggaaggaaggaaggaagggaaggaaggaaggaaggaaggaaggaaggaaggaaggaaggaaggaaggaaggaaggaaggaaggaaggaaggaaggaaggaaggaaggaaggaaggaaggaaggaaggaaggaaggaaggaaggaaggaaggaaggaaggaaggaaggaaggaaggaaggaaggaaggaaggaaggaaggaaggaaggaaggaaggaaggaaggaaggaaggaaggaaggaaggaaggaaggaaggaaggaaggaaggaaggaaggaaggaaggaaggaaggaaggaaggaaggaaggaaggaaggaaggaaggaaggaaggaaggaaggaaggaaggaaggaaggaaggaagaaggaaggaaggaaggaaggaaggaaggaaggaaggaaggaaggaaggaaggaaggaaggaaggaaggaaggaaggaaggaaggaaggaaggaaggaaggaaggaaggaaggaaggaaggaaggaaggaaggaaggaaggaaggaaggagctgtCACCTGTTGGATTTTGGACTGAGCTCAGGATAACAGTGGAAACCAGTTCCCAGTGCCCTTGGACACGTGCAGTAATTTTACTTTCGCCTCCTTCCTGCACGGCTTTGGCTGCCTTCAGCCCCAcatcccttttccttctcctccccagcacctgGACATTCTCAGTGCATTCAGCTCCCTCCcgcctgcctggggctggggaaaagGATCAACCAGAGCCCACCCAGGGCTGCCAGCTGTCAGGAGATGGCAGAGAAGGATAATGGAACGTTCCCTGTGGCTGGGAGGGGAGTGTGTGGTGTAGAAACTGCCCCAGGTGGCAGAATCCCTCCAGACACCATGGCACATGGATAAAGGCACTTGCACTGGGTGAATAACCTCATCCCATGGCTCAGGCTGCAGTAATTTCCTCTGGACTGCCAGAGGCTTCAGTGCTCTTCATCTGTGTCATAAAAATCGGATGTGAAGAGCAATTCTTACCCTCAGCATCCCAAGCAGTATCCTGAGGGATTCATTTCCAGTGGACCCAGGTGGACCAGCCCAGGAATGGTGGGTGCTGGGTGTGCAGGGGCAGGGAGGCTGCTGGAAGACTGGAGGGGATGGGCATGGATAGCAATGGACTCCAGGTAGAGGATTTTAGGTGGCACAGTCCACCCTGCAGCACACCCCGGCCCGGAGCGATGCCCATGGCTGTGGTGGCAGCAAGGGATGGAGACACCCGGGGCAAAATCCCGGTGGGCAAATCCCGGTATTGGTCCCGGCTACGTGGGAGCGTATCTGGCGGCTAGTCCAAGCAGGAACGGGCTGGCCAAGAGCTGAGTCATCCCTCCAGCACGGAGGAGATCCCCCAGGGCCCCTCGTTTGCTGTTAAAAGGCAGTAGCAAGAGCAAGAGCCTGCGAAATGGCTCCGCCGAGAGCTCGGCTTCTTAGGCAGCCCCGGCCTCCGAGGAAGCGGGGATGCTGCGCTCGGAGCACGAAACCCGCAGACATCTGGAGCCTGTGGCTTGTTTCTCAACGGCTCCTTGGCCGTGTTTCTCCTCCGTTTCGGAGATAAAGGCGGCGAGGGTGACCCCGCGGAGCGGGAGCCGCGGTGCTGGCCGCCCTCCAGCCAGCCCGGCCGGAGGAAACAGCGGCCCCGCTCTGTGCCGCCGCCAAAGCAAATAGAAATGGGGCGTTGAACAATGCTGGGCGCGAACCGGGGGGACTCTGGCCGCCGGCGTCGCCGCTGCCGCCGGgctcctcctctccagcagaGTTTCCACTGGCatctctgcctcctctgccccCCGCCCAGATAAAACCCTCCTGTCGGGCAGCCTGAAGACTTCATCCAGGGCATCCTGCACACCTGAGCTGTGTGCAAGGACTTGCTGGGTGCTTgctgagggaggcaggagggatgaAGGGTAAGGAACAGGAGTTGCCCAGTTTCCAGCAGCCCTCCTGCTTATCGTGGGCTTTCTGGAAGGATTTGGCTTAGTCATCCATCCCTTTCCCTCGCTAGTAGGCTGAGCCACTGCTGAAAATATCCTGGAAGGCTCCCAAGCAGCACAGAAGGCAAGAAAATGAGGAACACATGAAGGAAGGGAAGACGGGAAGGGATGgaatgggaaggaaagaagagcagggctgggagcttgGCCACCCACCTCCCTGCTGGggccagagccagagcagagaCACCCATCAGAGCCATCCTGGCAGTGCCTTTGGAAAGGGGCTGCACCTTTGCTGGGTGCGGGGGTGATGCTGATGGTCGGCGCTGGTGTCTGTGCTCAGCAGTGGCCTCGGCAGGGTGGGGGACACTGCCCTTCCCACGGGTACTTTTCGGGGGGCAAGATCATAGGAAATTGCTCACCCTGAGAAAATGCATTCCCGGCAGCTCCACATCCTTTCGGTCTTAGGGAAGGGCTGGTGCCCTGACCTTTGTCCGGCACAGAAGCTCAGCGGCACTGGGCTGCTCGCCGCGGGGCTCGCACCAGGCTTTTAGCACATTGCTTTTAGTGCTTGTCTTGAGTCCCGAGGCGTGAGGGTGGCTCCTCGCAGTGTCCGTGtctgtgtcctgctgggcaGGATCTGCACAGCTTCTGTCGGCTGCTGCCATCTCGTGTTGCTCCACAGATGAGTCTCCCACCAGGGCTGCCCACCGGCGCTGCTGTGAGGTCGGGGTGGGTTGGCAtctccccgctgtccccgggtTTATGTCCTGCCCGCTCGGGGCTGAGCACGCCGGGATTCGGGgcgaggggctgggggacacacGCTGGCCTCTTCCCCGCCACTGCCTCTTTGAGCCAGGGGTCGAAGCCATGAGAGCTGCAACCGGAGAGCTGCTCCGAGAAATTCCTTTCCCATATGGTCAGCGCGGTGGTGTGCAGAACCCAGCCAAAATGCGGGGTGGGATGCTGGAAACGTCCTGAGTGTCACTAGGTGTCCCCTGGGATTCCTCATCTGTCCCAGCATCTTCGTGATGGCTGTGCTGGGTCCCCGTTGCCCCCGGACCGTGTACCCCAGCCCCGGTGCATCTGTCCTGCCTTCTCCCACCTGCCAGGGAAAGAGTTGGGGATGCCGGGGATACCTGGAGGAAGGGCTGCCAGTCCTGGGCGGGGAGGACTAACACCCCACATTCCCTCTGAGGGCCCTAATccccctctcctctctgcccaGGTCTCTCCCGCAGCGCCAGCCTCTCGGAGAAGGAGCTGAAGGAGGCGAAGGCGCGGAGCCAGAGGATCGCGGCTCAGCTCACCACGGCGCCCGGCCCCAGCTCCAAGGGCGTCCTGCTGTTCCACCGGCGCAGGCAGCGCGTTGATGGGCTCACGGGGGCCGGGCATGGCGGGGGGCTGCCGCTGAGCCCCGCGGCCCAGCCTCGCCAGGGCGCCATGGAGGAGAGCCAGGGGCAGGGGATGAAGCTGGAGCCTGACCAGCCTGGCAATCCAGGAGAGGGGATGCTGGCAAACGCCTCCCCGTGCCAGGAGCTTCCTGCTGAAGCCCAGCAGGTCCCACTCAGCGTTTACCTGAAGGAGAACATGGCATCGGCCGCCACCAACGGCgtgcaggagcaggcagccagcGGGATGGAGCGAGGGGTGGAGGGGCTCGGAAATGCAGGAGCCCCTGTGGGGGCGAACACGGCGGCTCTTGTCCTGCCAAAGAGCCCCGAGGAGGGGAAGAATGTCAAAGTGCCCAGTGAGGTGCCCGGTGAGGTGCCTAGCGAGGTGCCCAGCGTGCCAGTGGGGACAGCCACGGGGACGGCACCTCCAGCCGGGCAGCAGCAGAACGGGACACAGGGCCGGCAGTACTACGAGGTCCATCTCACCCTGGCCAAGCCCAAGCCTGTGAAGAACCGGACAGCCAGACCCTTCGGCACCCAGGCATTCCCCGCCAGCGCCCAGCCGGCCGAGGAACCCCCTGCCCCCGAGCTGCCTCCACCACCAACCTATGCAGAGACCCTCAGCAGCCCCCCACCCCTCACCCGTGTCCGCTCCCCCCCTGCCTACTCGGCCCTGTACCCCACCCAGGAGCAGAAGATGCTGCCAGATCCCCTCCTGGCCTGCGGGGTGAGCGGACCAAACCCCTTGCCCAAAACAGGGATCCTGGAGGAGTCGGCTGCTCGGAGAGCCAGCAGAAAGTCCATGTTCACCTTCTTGGAGAAGCCAAAGCTGAGCCCAAACCCCGACCTGCTGGACCTGGTTCAGAGTGCAGACagcaggaagaagcagaaggagcaggGGGAGCCCAGTGCAGAGGATGAGCCCTTCGCCCTCGGGGCTGAAGCTGCAAACTTTGTCCCCAACAGCGCAGCCAGGGGTGTGCAGCACCTCCCACCAGCTGAGGATGCTCCAGCATGGTCCTCCTGCCTCAAGTCTCCCACCATCCAGCCCAAGAAGAAGCCACAGCCTAGCCACATCCTCACTGAAGCGAGAGGGAAGGGGGCTGAGCTCTTTGCCCGCCGACAATCCAGGATGGAGAAGTTCATCATTGaggctccctcccagcctgagctgctgaggTCCCCATCACCCACCAtgtccctgcctccctcctggAAGTATGACAACAATGCTTACCTGTCACCCATGGTCTCCAGACGCCCCTCCAAGAGTCCCTGCAGGCCCTCCAAAACCCCTCCTGCTTCGCTGTATGGCAGCAACCTCATGGAGAACGAGGTGTCCCAGAAGGAGCTAGAGATCTCCAGGCACCAGCCTTACCAGCTCCAGTCTTCTCTTTTCATCCTCTCCCCATCCAAGGGGCCAGCAAGGTCCATGCCCCAGGAGGTGCCTCCACCCAGACCCTCTCTTCCCGACTCCTACTCCTATCCCCAGCAAGCCTCCTGTCCGACCTCTCCGTTGCCTCCTTCCCCGGTTTGGCATCCCCCCGTGGCGCCCAGCGCTGGCCAGACCACTGCCAGCCCGTTCCCCAGTGCTGCCGGGGCTCTGCCCCTGACTCACGACAGCCGTGCCAGCCCTGGAGCCCCGGCCGAGGCGCTGCTGGCCTCCCCGTGCCGCCTGCTGCCGCCGCGGGCCAAGGCGGGCTTCCAGGCACCCCGGCCCTCCTACTCCACCAGGAATGCCGGCATCGAGCCGCAGGTGTGGAAACCTTCTTTTTACTACAAGTAGTGgtggcagagaggaaaacacagtGGTGCTAGGCTGAGTCCTACCTAACTAACTGCTCGTGGGAGTGCCAAAAGCCaaaccaaccacaaaaaaaaaccaaaaaacaacaacaacaacaacaacaaaaaaaaggcgGGGGGAAGGGGGGcgggaagaaaagaaaatagaaaaaagaagtgGTTGtgaggctgcagtgctgggacagtGGATGACAGGCGCTGCTGAGTCCTCAGGAGCTGAGGAGTCCcggggaggcagcaggaactGGGTACAGAGCCTGCAGGATTCCCAAAGCGTCAGCAGGAGCCTGCCTGtcccacagggctgctcttgcTCTTCTCTCACCTGGAAACTGTATGGAGCATCGCACCTCTGgctccctcctttcctctcctccgGCTTTTCCAGCTCTCAGAGCTCCACCTGCTCCTTCATATCCCCTCTGTCCTGGGCTCTTCTCAGCTTCCTACCAAAGCAAACCTGGAGGGGACACACTGCCTTTCTGCCTCACTGTGCCTGCTCCTGGCTCTTCTGTTGCTCCTTCAGGATCTGTCCTTGTTTGCTTCCTCAATGTGGAGGAAGAACTGCATCCCTTGGGGAATGGCAGAGTCCAGTGGCACTGGGCCCAGGGTCCCTGcagggtccctgtccccacctgggctcagtgctggagctggggtgggcagttctgtgtggcacagctggaagcaagggatgtgctgggatgagGAAGGTGCcaagggcagggctgctgggtgatgctcagcccaaggcttgtcatccagctgtgcctctgcccaTGCCCTCTTGCCACTTTCCCCATGGTGCCAAGTTGCCTTTTGACTGTGCTTTACttctcctgcatttttctttttttccctctttctgaaTACACTCTCTGCGCTGTCACACCTGGCTCTTCTCTTTCCTGCCGTctggggagcagtgctgggtgatGGATCCTGGGGCAGTGCAAGGGGGGCTCCGAGCATCCCCCAGAGGGACACTTTAGGAAGCTGCAGGTAATGACAGGTCCTGGGACATATTCTGGGCAAGGATGGTTAAACGGCAGGCTCAGCCTGCTCCCATCTCCTTGATGGGCGAGGGGGTGTAGGGTCAAATGAGTTTTGGGGACCCCTTGCAGGGGTGCAATGCACGAGGAGAcatccacagctcctgtggggctgtgccagcatgAATCTTACCTTGGCGCCCTCCTGCCGCTGTAcccctgctctgtcccttcGTCCCCCCGAGGGGGGGGTCACTAACCcgctctctgtccctctccagGACAGGCGGTCGTCCCTCCCTGCATCGCCCACCTGGACGCCCCGGCTGGCGCGGCGCCCGGGCAGCCTGGACGGCTGGGCCAGCCCAGCCTCGGTGCCCGAGCTGGACGAGGGACCCCCCACGTCCCCTCCGTGGAGCGAGaggtccctgtccccgctgcGGCAGGACGCGGACCCCCGGGCCAGCCGGCAGATGCAAGCGCGGCTCGCCAGGAACATCATCAACGCTGCCCGCAGGAAGAGCTCCTCTCCCAAAGCCGTGGGGTTGGAGAGCTCCCGGCCCTTCACCCCCATCTCTGCCGGCCCCCCCAGTCTGCCCCAGTCGCCCCGGCTGGGGCCAAGAGCGCCGGcactgcaggctgccagcagcgtgctggggagcctgggcagcccCTCGCCCACCCACAAAAGCCCCCTGCGATCGCCCCGAGCAGGCAGCCCCCAGTTCTGTGCCTCCCCCGGGATGCCCCGAGCCGCCTGGGCAGAGGGTCGCCGGCTCCTGCTGCCATCCAGCGCGTCTTCCTGCCCCGTGCCCAGGCTGTCCCCCATCCCCAAGAGCCCCCTGCCATCCCCCGTGGTGGGTGGGCGGTCCCCAGCCAAGCGTTGCACCTCCCGGTCCCCGACGGACTCGGACGTCTCCCTCGACTCCGAAGACTCGGGGACCAAGAGCCCGGGAATCCACAGCTTCAACCTCTGTccccggggctggagcagcagcctgcGGCTGAAGACGGGGGGTCTGCCCTCAGGGGCTCCCTGCACCTCCTAGACAAGCCAGCCCCCGCCAAAAAACCCTCTCCCTCGACAGGTCGGCCCGGGTGATGCCACCCGCTCACTCCCCACCGGGAACACAGCAACCCCCGGGGCTGAGATCCCCAAAAAACAGTGTCCCTTCGGAGCTGCCACGACCCCTGTGTGTGCCAGAGGGGTCAGGTGCCTCCTGCCCGCCCGCCATCCCATGGCCCCGCTCTATTTTTACCACGCTAACCTTTCGGGGCAGGACTGCGTggtcagcaggcaggagcaggcaggagcaggcagagtgGGGGAGCCGGCCCCTCCACGGCCCCTCCCTCGGCAGGTCCTGCCTGCCAGCCAGCCCCATCCCGCACAGCCAGGATGGGATGGGCTTGGTGGTTCCCGTgagcccctgtccccagctcccaggtGTAATCCCGGGGagtcactgcagctctgcttccctggggtGGCACATCTGCTGCGGGTGGGCAGCATCGATTGGATGCCAGGCTCTCCCAGCGTCTCCCAGCCTCTAGATTTGGCTGGTGTCaattaaaaccagattttggagaggaaaatttaatttttagtcCCAGTCCCCCAGTTCttcaatgcctttttttttttttaacttttgacTCCTTCTCAAAGAAATCCTCCCAAATCCTTCTTTCCCTAGAGACCAAAAAGAGCCAAAGTTATTTATTGCAATGTTCAGGGGACTGTTTACAGgtgccctcctgccctggccagaCCAAGAGGGAAGCCCCATCTTGTacctgtcactgtccccataCCCAAGTTCACCACATCCCCATCCCTACTCCGGTGGGATGGAGGCACACCCAGGAACCAACGGGTGCTGTgacagccagggcaggtggGGAACTGTAGGAGCTGAAGGAAATGGTAGAAGTTGCAGAGGGTTTGAAGGAGGTGTTGGCACAGAAGGTGATTCTGAGAATGTCGGTGTCCCCATACCTGGGGGCCAGCACTGGAAAAGAGGTTGTGTTTGGGCTGCCAGGGCTCTAGCATATTCCCATTCACGGAGCCCGTcaccctttccctttccccaggaCACGCTGTTGAAGCCAGCCCACCCCTCATCCCCGAGCACCTCCACACTGCAGCTGTCCCTCCTGGAACACAGCCCCCCATTCCTCCAGGACACATCTCCCACCCTCGCTCCAGCAGCCACCACAACCTGCCTTCACCACACCGCTGTATGCCCAGTTCAGAAATAAACCGCCGTTATTCCACCCAGGCTGGCTCTGATCTGTCCCCGAGGTGGCCTGGGCACACATGGCACACGgccacctcctgctgctgctacaTGTCCCCAGGGGTCGGCCCTGCTCCATGCCAAGTGACAGCGTCTGCATCTGTGTGGGTCAGCCCTGCTTCATGCTGGGTCGGTGGCGTCCTGGTCCCCAAGGGtcagagccctgctgcaggcCGGGATTATGGCATCCTCATCCCTGTGAGTCAGACCTGTTCCACGCTGGGGTGATGGCATCCCAGTCCCCAAGGGTCACAGACCTGCTCCGCCCCCTTTCTCAGCCAGAAATAACTTCTGTCCCGTGGCTGGACCTTGGCATCTGGGCTGGAGCCCAGGACGGGTTGGGGCGAGCAGCAGGAGCCCAAGGGTGCCGTGAAGGGCCAGCAAAGGCCACCGagtgctggtggctgcagctTGGCTTCGGCCtcatccccagcacagcaggagaagcATCTTCAGTTCCCCAGAAGCATCTGAGGTATCCCCTGGCCAGGTAGGGAAGGTGAGGTCCCACGTGGGGGTCAGCAGGTGGGTGGGTGCACGGGGCTTGGGGATGTCCTTGGAAAAGGGGACACCACCACTGTGGGGGTCAGGGTACAGTTTCCCTGGagtggggcagagggaaggacgGGGTCCCTGGCTCGTTGTGTGGATGGTCAGtgctgagctcagagctggcagggagctgtgtgcCAGGCTCACACAggctccccagccccacgggaaccccagcactgcagggcccTTAGGGGAAGCTGCCCTGCATCAGCCTGAGCTGGAGGGTGCCAGATGCACCAAACAGTGTAGAACAGCACTTGGGGAGCCGAGCGTCCCGGCAGCAgaggagggctctgctgcaggtgggCAGCCCAGGGGGCTCAGATTGGAGCTGGTTTCCAGCCGCCTCTCCACAATGGAGCAACCCAGCCGAGTGGTGCCATGACCCTtcttgctgctggctgggctcaccagctccctgcaggttcagggctgcagcccctgcaccctcagagccagcagctgaaaATAGCTCTGCTAAGGCAGACGTGCTGGGGGGGCGGTAGCCAGGGCTCCCGCTCGGCCGGCACCTGCTGCTCCGAGAGAGCTTAGGGCACAAGGACAACAGCTCACTGTGGGCAAAGACAGAGGCAAGGACAGTTTCTGCCttaaagaaaggcagagaggaagaaggacaggcaggggctgaggggcagTGTGATTTGAACATTCCCTATGTCTGTTGAAGGGGACAGAGAGCGGTGCAAGGAGATGCTTAGGGATGATGCTGAACAGGAGAGATGCTCAGCTGAATCCTAGCATCTCTCTGGGGCATGCCTGGGGTGACATGTTCCCATGTTTGGTGTCACTCCTGGAGTGCCTTTCTCTTCCAGCCAGACAGGATCCATCCCcctcccacagagctgccccaggagcaCGGCAGCAGGTGA
This is a stretch of genomic DNA from Vidua chalybeata isolate OUT-0048 chromosome 15, bVidCha1 merged haplotype, whole genome shotgun sequence. It encodes these proteins:
- the SYNPO gene encoding synaptopodin; protein product: MLRTRLQQFCLHPQPSCPMPGEAEQPPCAPGTAKGDTEGDSGCWQERGSRGGQSCHQLWDAPASKPGEQEAQTRLLGGKSSGSCQRDLRGLNGDAPQPPLNGSSLALAEESEAPHKCPGSAPELPPTADSPTGNPSQEWKVVKIQRVLINPDFEPRKTGLSRSASLSEKELKEAKARSQRIAAQLTTAPGPSSKGVLLFHRRRQRVDGLTGAGHGGGLPLSPAAQPRQGAMEESQGQGMKLEPDQPGNPGEGMLANASPCQELPAEAQQVPLSVYLKENMASAATNGVQEQAASGMERGVEGLGNAGAPVGANTAALVLPKSPEEGKNVKVPSEVPGEVPSEVPSVPVGTATGTAPPAGQQQNGTQGRQYYEVHLTLAKPKPVKNRTARPFGTQAFPASAQPAEEPPAPELPPPPTYAETLSSPPPLTRVRSPPAYSALYPTQEQKMLPDPLLACGVSGPNPLPKTGILEESAARRASRKSMFTFLEKPKLSPNPDLLDLVQSADSRKKQKEQGEPSAEDEPFALGAEAANFVPNSAARGVQHLPPAEDAPAWSSCLKSPTIQPKKKPQPSHILTEARGKGAELFARRQSRMEKFIIEAPSQPELLRSPSPTMSLPPSWKYDNNAYLSPMVSRRPSKSPCRPSKTPPASLYGSNLMENEVSQKELEISRHQPYQLQSSLFILSPSKGPARSMPQEVPPPRPSLPDSYSYPQQASCPTSPLPPSPVWHPPVAPSAGQTTASPFPSAAGALPLTHDSRASPGAPAEALLASPCRLLPPRAKAGFQAPRPSYSTRNAGIEPQDRRSSLPASPTWTPRLARRPGSLDGWASPASVPELDEGPPTSPPWSERSLSPLRQDADPRASRQMQARLARNIINAARRKSSSPKAVGLESSRPFTPISAGPPSLPQSPRLGPRAPALQAASSVLGSLGSPSPTHKSPLRSPRAGSPQFCASPGMPRAAWAEGRRLLLPSSASSCPVPRLSPIPKSPLPSPVVGGRSPAKRCTSRSPTDSDVSLDSEDSGTKSPGIHSFNLCPRGWSSSLRLKTGGLPSGAPCTS